TTTATTATGTTTTTAACTGGTTTTTTAGTAGCAAAAGCAGGGTGGATTAATCATGTAAGTGACTATTCCAAACAAATAAAATGGGTACAATTTATAACATTCCCTTTCTTTATAGGAATCTCGATATGTATTTGGTTTGCATCTCAAGGGGATAATGAAAATCTATCATTACTAATAGGCTTAGGTGTCATTCCAACCACTTATTTTTATTTAGCTTGTTTGTTTACTATTTTAGAGAACAAAAAAATTGCTAAATTTCTTCAACCCATTGGCAGAGTTGGACAAATGGCGTTTACCAATTATTTAGCTCAAAGCTTTATTGGACTAGCGATTATATCTTTAATGGGATTAGAGGTTGTTTCACCCTCGGATATCGTGCTAATAGCGAGCCTAGTCTTTGTGATTCAAATAATCTTTAGCGTTATTTGGTTTAAATTCTTTAAAATGGGTCCGTTTGAAAAGTTATGGCGCTTTATGACATACGGAAGAAAGGGCACTACAAATAATAAATAAAGCATGTAAAAAATCCCTAACAGCTAGTTTTTGAGACTGTTAGGGATTTTAATAATTAAGAGTTTCTTCTATTATATATGCGTTATTCTCTGTAGTTAATTAAAGCATTTCTGAAGTTGTTTTCGCTTGCATATGAAGCTGTAGGTAGTCTGGGCCACCAGCTTTTGAGTCTGTACCTGACATGTTGAAGCCGCCGAATGGTTGGTAGCCAACGATGGCACCTGTACAGCCACGGTTGAAGTAAAGATTTCCGACATGGAATTCTTGACGAGCTTTTTCTAGGTTCATACGGTTTTTCGTGATGACTGCACCTGTTAAGCCGTATTCTGTATCGTTTGCGATGTCAATGGCTTGGTCGAAATCATTCGCTTTTGCAATCGCTACCACTGGTCCGAAGATTTCCTCTTTCATAATACGTGCAGATGGATCTACGTCTGCAAATACAGTTGGTTGTACGAAGTATCCAACTGAATCGTCTGCTGTACCACCCGCAACTAGACGGCCTTCGCCTTTACCAATTTCGATGTACTCTGTAATTTTATTGAAGGCTGCATGGTCAATCACAGTCGCCATAAAGTTGCTGAAGTCTGTTGGGTCACCAACTGTTAAAGCGTTTGTTAATTCAACAACGCGCTCTACTACTTGGTCATACACATCTTCTACGATCACCGCGCGTGAACATGCTGAACATTTTTGACCTGAGAAGCCAAATGCTGATTTCACAATCGATTGTGCAGCTAGCTCTAAATCAGCTTCTTTATCAACAACGATTGTATCCTTACCGCCCATTTCAGCGATGACACGTTTGATCCAAATTTGCCCTTCGTTTAACACAGATGCACGTTGGTTAATACGTAAGCCAACATCACGTGAACCAG
This genomic stretch from Lysinibacillus pakistanensis harbors:
- the pruA gene encoding L-glutamate gamma-semialdehyde dehydrogenase, encoding MIPYKHEPFTDFSQEANYNAYVEALNKVESYLGQDYPLIIGGERITTEDKIVSYNPAKKTEVIGRVSKASKDLAEKAMQAADETFKTWKKVDPAIRADVLFKAAAIIRRRKHEFSALLTKEAGKPWAEADADTAEAIDFMEYYGRQMLHIKDGQPVESRPGEYNRYDYIPLGIGIVISPWNFPFAIMAGTTVAALVTGNTVLLKPASTTPVVAYKFIEVLEEAGLPAGAVNFVPGSGAEVGDYLVDHPKTRFISFTGSRDVGLRINQRASVLNEGQIWIKRVIAEMGGKDTIVVDKEADLELAAQSIVKSAFGFSGQKCSACSRAVIVEDVYDQVVERVVELTNALTVGDPTDFSNFMATVIDHAAFNKITEYIEIGKGEGRLVAGGTADDSVGYFVQPTVFADVDPSARIMKEEIFGPVVAIAKANDFDQAIDIANDTEYGLTGAVITKNRMNLEKARQEFHVGNLYFNRGCTGAIVGYQPFGGFNMSGTDSKAGGPDYLQLHMQAKTTSEML